A section of the Thermodesulfobacteriota bacterium genome encodes:
- a CDS encoding ABC transporter ATP-binding protein: MRAFRGEPSIYSNAQPADRRAELKIEGVTLSFGGLMALHDVSLEIKTGEFLSIIGPNGAGKTSLLNCITGFYHPQRGRIIFNGEDITGLHPHEVTKRGIGRTFQNIELFPGMTVLANIFLARHLYCNYSFAKAAIFSRSVQEEEVKHRQIVEEIIDFLEMQPIRKKLVGSLPYGLRKRVELGRALALQPKLLILDEPFAGMTLEEKEDMVRFLREINTRWNQTTILVEHDMAVVMSISERIVVLNFGEKIAEGPPDVIKNHPEVIKAYLGEEA; this comes from the coding sequence ATGAGAGCATTCCGGGGAGAACCTTCCATATACTCAAATGCTCAGCCTGCCGATAGGCGGGCTGAGCTTAAAATTGAGGGTGTTACGTTGAGTTTTGGTGGGCTTATGGCCCTCCATGATGTAAGTCTTGAAATAAAAACAGGGGAATTTTTAAGCATCATTGGACCGAATGGGGCAGGCAAAACGAGTCTTTTGAACTGTATCACTGGATTCTATCATCCCCAAAGGGGTCGAATAATTTTTAACGGCGAAGATATAACTGGACTCCATCCCCATGAGGTAACAAAAAGAGGGATAGGGAGAACTTTTCAAAACATAGAGCTTTTTCCAGGAATGACAGTTCTAGCAAACATATTCCTTGCCCGCCATCTTTACTGCAACTATAGTTTTGCTAAGGCCGCAATATTTTCCCGCTCGGTACAAGAAGAAGAAGTAAAACACAGACAGATAGTAGAGGAGATAATAGACTTTCTCGAGATGCAACCTATAAGGAAAAAACTAGTCGGTTCATTACCGTATGGGCTCAGAAAAAGGGTAGAGCTCGGAAGGGCACTTGCCCTTCAACCAAAACTTCTCATTTTGGATGAGCCCTTTGCAGGCATGACCTTAGAAGAGAAAGAAGACATGGTGAGATTTCTAAGGGAGATAAATACGAGATGGAATCAGACGACCATTCTTGTTGAACACGATATGGCAGTTGTCATGAGTATCTCAGAAAGGATAGTTGTTCTCAATTTCGGCGAAAAGATCGCAGAAGGTCCACCCGATGTCATAAAGAATCATCCCGAGGTTATAAAAGCCTATCTCGGAGAAGAAGCTTAA
- a CDS encoding AMP-binding protein: MDRQYLAELQMYTIPQILYKQAERLKDRVALRKKWLGIWQTITWQEYLAFVKHVALGLLSLGVKRGDHVAIIMDNQPEWLFSELGAQSIGAVTLNLFTSSIAKEFSVLLNRFEAKVVFAQDQEQVDKLLEIKEEIKDVTKVIYIDPTGMSSYSDSWLMSFKVLLELGKELEKKEPDLFEKELWKGKKEEVNLMMMTSGTTGIPKLAMLKHESFVDMALKWIETAPIEVGDNWISITPPAWIVDQMWGIGVAMLSGMVMNFPETLETITDDYREIGPSITITSSRFWEDLASKIRVKIEDSGYIKRKFYDWGLKIGLTVTDLESKKKPVPIHLKLLRSIFKYVVYRPLLDRIGCLHIKAAITGGHPISPDVIRFFRAIGLNLKHAYGLTEGCGVFQVQPDDEVKPETVGKPLPRTEVKIAPDNEILVKSPSLFVGYYKDEAETKKALEDGYLHTGDAGYIDEDGHLIVIGRKEEIMRLKGGEAFSPDFIETRLKFSPYIKEAVVFGEGRDYVTGFICIDFGNVGSWAEARMIPYTTYTDLSQQKPVEELILSEVRRINNELPKPMRLKRILLLYKMLDPDDEELTRTGKVRRKFVYQRYLDLVEAMYAGKKEIEVTGKVQYRDGHVGTITTTVRILDVESID; this comes from the coding sequence ATGGACCGTCAATATCTCGCAGAGCTACAAATGTATACAATTCCTCAAATCCTTTACAAGCAGGCCGAGCGTCTAAAAGATAGAGTTGCTTTAAGAAAAAAGTGGCTTGGAATCTGGCAAACAATCACCTGGCAGGAGTACTTGGCCTTTGTAAAACACGTTGCATTAGGTCTTTTATCTTTAGGCGTTAAAAGGGGAGACCATGTGGCTATTATTATGGACAACCAGCCAGAATGGCTTTTTTCAGAGCTGGGTGCCCAGTCAATAGGCGCCGTCACCTTAAATCTCTTTACATCCTCCATCGCAAAGGAGTTTTCCGTTCTTTTAAATAGATTTGAGGCAAAGGTCGTCTTTGCCCAGGACCAGGAGCAGGTGGATAAACTGTTAGAAATAAAGGAAGAGATAAAAGATGTAACAAAGGTCATATATATCGATCCCACTGGAATGAGCTCATATTCAGATTCCTGGCTCATGTCCTTTAAGGTCTTGCTTGAACTTGGTAAAGAACTTGAGAAGAAGGAGCCTGATCTTTTCGAAAAAGAGTTGTGGAAGGGGAAAAAGGAAGAAGTCAACTTAATGATGATGACATCCGGAACTACTGGGATCCCAAAGCTTGCCATGCTCAAGCACGAAAGTTTTGTCGATATGGCTCTCAAATGGATAGAGACGGCCCCCATAGAGGTAGGTGATAACTGGATATCCATCACTCCTCCTGCATGGATAGTGGACCAGATGTGGGGTATTGGAGTGGCGATGCTATCCGGCATGGTTATGAACTTTCCAGAAACTTTAGAGACGATTACTGATGACTACAGAGAGATCGGTCCCTCTATAACGATCACGTCGTCGAGGTTCTGGGAGGATCTTGCATCGAAAATAAGGGTAAAGATTGAGGACAGCGGTTACATAAAAAGGAAATTCTACGACTGGGGCCTTAAAATAGGGCTCACGGTTACAGACCTGGAATCGAAAAAAAAGCCTGTGCCAATCCATCTTAAGCTTTTGCGTTCTATCTTTAAGTACGTAGTCTATAGGCCTTTACTTGACAGAATTGGTTGTCTACACATAAAGGCAGCAATAACCGGTGGTCATCCAATAAGCCCAGACGTAATAAGGTTCTTTAGGGCCATAGGCCTTAACCTAAAGCACGCGTACGGACTAACAGAAGGCTGTGGCGTATTCCAGGTGCAGCCGGATGATGAGGTAAAACCAGAAACAGTAGGAAAACCTCTTCCCAGAACAGAGGTAAAGATTGCACCCGACAATGAAATACTCGTTAAATCTCCTTCATTGTTCGTTGGATATTACAAAGATGAGGCAGAAACGAAAAAAGCTCTTGAGGACGGCTACCTTCACACAGGAGACGCGGGCTATATAGATGAGGATGGACATCTAATAGTCATAGGCAGAAAAGAGGAGATAATGAGGCTTAAGGGTGGGGAGGCATTCTCTCCAGATTTTATAGAGACGAGACTGAAGTTCAGTCCTTACATTAAAGAGGCTGTGGTTTTCGGGGAAGGAAGGGATTACGTAACAGGTTTTATCTGCATCGATTTTGGAAATGTTGGAAGCTGGGCAGAGGCCAGAATGATCCCTTATACGACTTACACCGATTTGTCCCAACAAAAGCCTGTTGAGGAACTCATTCTGTCCGAGGTTAGAAGGATCAATAATGAGCTTCCAAAGCCTATGAGACTTAAAAGAATCCTCCTTCTTTACAAGATGCTTGACCCTGATGACGAAGAACTCACAAGAACCGGAAAGGTAAGGCGAAAATTCGTTTATCAGCGATATTTAGACCTTGTGGAGGCTATGTACGCCGGAAAGAAAGAGATTGAAGTTACTGGAAAGGTCCAGTATCGGGATGGGCACGTGGGAACCATAACTACGACTGTGAGGATTCTAGATGTAGAAAGTATAGATTAA
- a CDS encoding branched-chain amino acid ABC transporter permease, producing the protein MDFFLQLLVQGLSVGCLYAIAALGFVMIFKSSSVLNFAHGELLAIGAYIFLVISVWLNLPIYLAFIITFVGSFLLGFVIERLFLRPMIGEALIEVIMLTVGLAAMFKGLLLFIFSGNTYVYPSFLPAGLTLKIGSVSISPVYTATFLITIVFLIVFGLFFKYSSQGIYMRSVADSQTAALSLGVNVRRVFALSWAIASLVCAMSGIVLGILNGINVHDLSKMGLKVFPVVILGGLESIGGAIIGGLIIGVIETLVSGYFSTSLRDVVAYIILVIILMIKPYGLFGLVEIERV; encoded by the coding sequence ATGGACTTCTTTTTACAACTTTTAGTTCAGGGATTGTCAGTTGGATGTCTTTATGCAATTGCGGCCCTTGGATTCGTTATGATCTTCAAATCGTCGAGTGTGCTTAACTTCGCTCATGGAGAGCTTTTGGCCATAGGAGCTTATATCTTCCTTGTAATATCGGTTTGGCTCAACCTTCCCATATATCTCGCATTTATCATAACATTTGTTGGCAGCTTTCTACTCGGCTTCGTAATAGAGAGGCTCTTTTTAAGACCCATGATTGGAGAGGCTCTTATTGAAGTGATAATGCTCACTGTCGGTCTTGCAGCGATGTTTAAAGGCCTTCTGCTATTCATCTTCTCAGGGAACACTTACGTTTATCCGAGCTTTCTCCCGGCAGGGCTAACATTAAAGATAGGAAGCGTTTCCATCTCACCGGTCTACACTGCGACCTTTTTAATAACTATTGTCTTCCTTATCGTCTTTGGCCTCTTCTTCAAATACTCCTCTCAAGGGATATACATGAGGTCGGTTGCTGACAGCCAAACAGCTGCTCTATCTTTGGGGGTAAACGTAAGAAGGGTCTTTGCCTTGTCTTGGGCTATTGCATCACTTGTCTGTGCCATGAGTGGTATAGTGCTTGGTATTTTGAACGGCATAAACGTACACGATCTCTCAAAGATGGGACTTAAGGTATTTCCGGTTGTGATCCTTGGAGGACTAGAAAGCATAGGAGGGGCAATAATTGGAGGTCTCATAATCGGGGTTATTGAGACACTTGTTAGTGGGTATTTTTCAACTTCATTAAGGGATGTTGTTGCGTACATCATTCTCGTTATAATCCTTATGATAAAGCCCTACGGGCTTTTTGGACTAGTAGAGATAGAGAGGGTGTAA
- a CDS encoding branched-chain amino acid ABC transporter permease encodes MKLRLRPCGNYKESYFEELAIFETDFGRVWTVIGLILLFFVIPFVFGSYGLYVLNHVGIYAIAAVGLNILIGFTGQISLGHGAFFGVGAYTCAILMTRLGVPFILAVICGGIMTALVGLIFGIPSSRLKHLYLTISTLAGQFILEYIFVHWKSLTGGTEGIILPKATIFGFTLKGDRAFFYVIFICFVLFLWLAKNIIRTRYGRAFIAIRDNDQAAEGMGIPIFRYKLLSFGISSFYAGFAGALWAAYTGSITPEPFTFLLSIEFIAMIIIGGLGSITGSVFGATFITLLNELLSQLATYLMNLKGLAGVAMTIAPLREFFFGLIIVLFLIFEPKGLAEVWRIVKSSFKLWPFSY; translated from the coding sequence ATGAAGCTGAGACTTAGGCCATGCGGAAATTACAAAGAGAGTTACTTTGAAGAGCTCGCAATATTCGAGACCGATTTTGGCAGGGTCTGGACTGTTATAGGTCTTATTCTGCTCTTTTTCGTGATACCATTTGTGTTTGGTTCTTACGGATTGTACGTCTTAAACCACGTCGGAATATACGCAATAGCCGCAGTTGGTCTCAATATCCTAATTGGCTTTACAGGACAGATCTCATTGGGCCATGGAGCTTTTTTTGGAGTCGGAGCTTATACATGCGCCATCCTTATGACCCGTTTAGGCGTTCCTTTTATTCTTGCAGTCATATGCGGCGGGATAATGACAGCTCTTGTCGGGCTCATTTTTGGTATACCATCTTCGAGGCTTAAGCATCTTTACCTCACAATATCGACACTTGCAGGACAGTTCATCTTAGAATACATCTTCGTTCACTGGAAGTCCCTTACAGGTGGGACGGAAGGTATAATACTTCCAAAGGCCACAATCTTTGGATTCACTCTTAAAGGTGATCGTGCGTTCTTTTATGTCATATTCATCTGTTTTGTACTTTTCCTCTGGCTTGCCAAAAACATAATAAGGACGAGATACGGCCGGGCATTTATCGCAATAAGGGATAACGATCAGGCTGCAGAGGGAATGGGAATTCCAATATTCAGGTATAAGCTTCTATCATTCGGTATAAGTTCCTTCTATGCCGGATTTGCAGGTGCTTTATGGGCAGCCTATACGGGAAGCATAACCCCTGAACCATTCACATTCCTTCTCTCGATTGAATTCATTGCAATGATCATAATAGGCGGTCTAGGAAGCATAACGGGAAGTGTTTTTGGAGCAACTTTTATAACTTTACTCAATGAGTTGCTTTCTCAACTTGCCACATACCTCATGAACCTAAAAGGATTGGCAGGGGTAGCCATGACGATAGCCCCTTTAAGAGAGTTCTTCTTTGGTCTGATTATTGTCCTTTTTCTTATCTTTGAACCGAAAGGACTCGCAGAAGTTTGGAGAATTGTAAAAAGCAGTTTTAAACTCTGGCCATTCTCTTACTAA